DNA sequence from the Streptomyces sp. NBC_01497 genome:
GCTGCGCTGCCCCGGCCGGCCGGGCCCCGGGGTCGGTCCTGCCCGCCCACCCGCGCTGCCGCTCGTGAGCCGTCACGCCGTATCCACTCCGGTTCGACGTGACCCTCGGAGGGCACTGCCTTGTCCACGATCATTTCCGCGTTCGCCCATCTCGTAGACGTTCTCGCCGGCCCTCTGGGGCCGCTGTTCCACGGCTCGGCCGTGGCAGCCGCGATCATCCTGTTCACCATCTGCGTACGGCTCGCCGTCCACCCCCTCTCCCGTGCCTCCGCCCGAGGGCAGAAGGCACGTGCCGAACTCGCGCCGCGCATGGCCGAGCTCCGTCGCAAGCACGCCAAGAACCCCGAGAAGCTGCGGGAGGAGACAGCCGAGCTCTACGCGCGGGAGAAGGTCTCCCCGCTCGCCGGATGCCTGCCGATGCTGCTGCAGCTGCCCGCCTTCTACCTGATGTACCGGGTCTTCTACAGCCGTGAGATCGGCGGCGTACCCAACGCACTGCTCGGCCATTCCCTGCTGGGCGCGCCCCTCGGCGGCCGCTGGACCGCCGCCCTCGCGCACGGCGGGCTGTTCGGCCCGGCCGGTCTCGTCTATCTGGTGCTGTTCGTGATCATCGCGGGCGTCGCCACGTTCAACGCCGTACGGACCAGGCGGCAGCAGGCCGGCGCGGATCCCGTCGTCGACGTCTCGGCGCCGGGGGCGGGGGCGGTCGCCGGGATGATGAAGATCATGCCGCTCATGTACTTCTTCACCCTGGTCACGGTGGCCGTCGTGCCGCTGGCCGCCGGGCTGTACGTGGTGACCAGCACCACCTGGACAGCGGCCGAGCGGTACTTCCTGTACCGGGACGCCCCGGCACGGGCGCCGCTGGCCGCCACGCGAAGCGCGTGAGCGGAGCGCTGGGGCGCGGTGCGTGTGAGCGGGTCCGCGCCCCAGCGTCGAACGCTCCACGTCGAACGCTCCGCCGGGCCCTGAACGGTCCCCAGGACGCCCGAACGGCCTGCGGGACGCGGGTGAAGGGCCTGCGGGGTGTCTGCGGGACGCCCCTGCGAGGTGTCTGCGGGATGCGGGAACAGTCGGTGGGGCGCGTGAAGCGGCTGCGGGGAGCGGAGCCGCGCGGGCGATGCGGGGTCCGCGCGGCTCCGCGCCGCCAACAGCGGTGACATACGGGAAACGACCGCGGTGTGAGACACGGCCTTGCGCAAAGATCCGATGTATTGGAAGGATTGCCCGGTTCCCCGGTGGCCGCATCCACCGGTCGAACCAGGCTGGACCAGCTCGATCAGAGGAGTCAGGAACGATGAAGCTGCTGCGTGTCGGTACGACGGGTGCGGAGCGCCCCGCGCTGCTGGACGAGGACGGTACGACCCTGCGGGACCTGTCGGGCCTCGTCACCGACATCGATGGCGCGCTCCTCGCCGACGAAGCCGCCCTGGAGCGGATCAGGGGCGCCGCTGCCGCAGGCGACCTGCCGGTGATCGAGGGCGGCGGCCGGATCGGCGCACCGCTGACCGGCATAGGGAAGATCGTCTGCATCGGCCTGAACTACCACGACCACGCGCGCGAGACGAACGCCCAGGCACCGTCCGAGCCGATCATCTTCTTCAAGGCGCCGGACACAGTGGTCGGACCTGATG
Encoded proteins:
- a CDS encoding YidC/Oxa1 family membrane protein insertase; its protein translation is MSTIISAFAHLVDVLAGPLGPLFHGSAVAAAIILFTICVRLAVHPLSRASARGQKARAELAPRMAELRRKHAKNPEKLREETAELYAREKVSPLAGCLPMLLQLPAFYLMYRVFYSREIGGVPNALLGHSLLGAPLGGRWTAALAHGGLFGPAGLVYLVLFVIIAGVATFNAVRTRRQQAGADPVVDVSAPGAGAVAGMMKIMPLMYFFTLVTVAVVPLAAGLYVVTSTTWTAAERYFLYRDAPARAPLAATRSA